The window ACGACAACATGATCAACACAGACAGTGCCAACATCATCTACAACGAAGTAGAAAACAACAACAAAAAACTAAAATGGTACGAAGAATCCGGCCATGTCATCACACTCGACAAAGAAAAAGAACAACTACACGAAGACATCTACGACTTCCTAGAAACACTAGATTGGTAAGTAGACTTGAATCAAATTAAAACAAAGGCTGTGTTATATCGTATTAGTATTACAAAATCTAGCGGTTGATTGGATTGCAAGTCGTAGACTCCCGCGGAAAGCGGAGACTTGCAATCCAATCAACAGCGGTAACTAACGTAGCCTCTAATAAAAGGAGGGATATTCAATGGAAGAAAACATTCAACAACATGTGGATAAGTTACTTTCTCATATGAAAGAAGAAGCATACAAGCCATTATCCACAAAAGAACTAGAAGAAGCATTTGGTATTAAAGATTCAGAGGAATTTAAAGAATTTGTAAAAGCACTCGTTTATATGGAAGAAAACGGTTTAATCGTTCGAACACGAAGCAACCGTTACGGTGTACCAGAACGCATGGATTTAATCCGCGGGAAGGTAATCGGGCACTCGAAAGGCTTCGCATTCGTTATGCCAGAAGACCAAGAGATGGACGATGTGTTCATCCCACCAAATGAACTAAACACAGCGATGCACGGTGACACAGTGTTAGTCAGAGTTAACCGTCAAGCATCAGGGGAATCTCGCCAAGAAGGTACTGTTATTCGAATTGTTGACCGTGGAATTAAAGAAGTTGTAGGTACATATACGGAAAGTAAAAATTTCGGTTTTGTTATTCCTGATGATAAAAAAGTATCAAACGACATCTTTATCCCGAAAAATGCAACAAACGGAGCGGTAGAAGGACATAAAGTAGTGGTCAAGTTAACCACATATCCAGAAGGGCGCTTAAGTGCAGAAGGAGAAGTTATCCAGATACTTGGGCATAAAAATGACCCAGGTGTGGACATCCTTTCGGTTATCCACAAGCACGGATTACCTGGCGATTTTCCAAAAGAAGCATTGGATCAAGCAAACGCTGCACCAGATGAAATTAATGAAGAAGATATAAAAGATCGCCGCGACTTACGTGACCAAGTGATCGTCACAATCGACGGTGCGGATGCTAAAGACTTAGATGACGCAGTTACAGTAACAAAGCTAGATAACGGTAACTACAAGCTAGGCGTACACATTGCCGACGTTACACATTACGTAACGGAAGGCTCAGCCATTGATATGGAAGCACAAGACCGCGGAACGAGTTGTTACTTAGTAGACCGAGTGATTCCAATGATTCCACATAGACTTTCTAACGGTATTTGTTCACTAAATCCGAAAGTAAACCGTCTAACGATGTCTTGTGAAATGGAAATTTCAAGCAGTGGGGAAGTCGTGAAACACGAAATTTTCCACAGTGTGATTAAGACAACAGAACGAATGACATATACAGATGTGAATAAAATTCTTGTGGATAAAGATGAAGAAGTTATTAACAGATACGAGCCGTTAATTCCGATGTTCCACGAGATGGAAAAGCTTGCAGAAATCCTGCGAAACAAACGTATGACACGCGGCGCGATTGACTTTGATTTTAAAGAAGCAAAAGTGTTAGTAACAGAAGATGGAACGCCAACAGATGTTGAGTTGCGCGAGCGTTCTGTTGCGGAGCGTCTTATCGAAGAATTCATGCTTGTTGCGAACGAAACAGTTGCCGAGCATTTCCACTGGATGAATGTACCGTTCATTTACCGTGTCCATGAAGATCCGAAAGAAGAAAAGCTACAACGATTCTTCGAGTTTATTACAAACTTTGGATATGTTGTGAAAGGAAAAGGAAACACGATTCACCCACGTGCGCTTCAAGAAATTATTGAAGCGGTACAAGGAAAGCCAGAAGAAATGGTTGTATCAACTGTCATGCTTCGCTCGATGAAACAAGCGAAATATGACGAGGAAAGCCTAGGTCACTTTGGGTTATCCACAGAATATTATACACATTTCACTTCACCGATTCGTCGTTATCCAG is drawn from Bacillus alkalisoli and contains these coding sequences:
- the rnr gene encoding ribonuclease R yields the protein MEENIQQHVDKLLSHMKEEAYKPLSTKELEEAFGIKDSEEFKEFVKALVYMEENGLIVRTRSNRYGVPERMDLIRGKVIGHSKGFAFVMPEDQEMDDVFIPPNELNTAMHGDTVLVRVNRQASGESRQEGTVIRIVDRGIKEVVGTYTESKNFGFVIPDDKKVSNDIFIPKNATNGAVEGHKVVVKLTTYPEGRLSAEGEVIQILGHKNDPGVDILSVIHKHGLPGDFPKEALDQANAAPDEINEEDIKDRRDLRDQVIVTIDGADAKDLDDAVTVTKLDNGNYKLGVHIADVTHYVTEGSAIDMEAQDRGTSCYLVDRVIPMIPHRLSNGICSLNPKVNRLTMSCEMEISSSGEVVKHEIFHSVIKTTERMTYTDVNKILVDKDEEVINRYEPLIPMFHEMEKLAEILRNKRMTRGAIDFDFKEAKVLVTEDGTPTDVELRERSVAERLIEEFMLVANETVAEHFHWMNVPFIYRVHEDPKEEKLQRFFEFITNFGYVVKGKGNTIHPRALQEIIEAVQGKPEEMVVSTVMLRSMKQAKYDEESLGHFGLSTEYYTHFTSPIRRYPDLIVHRLIRTYLIEGKMDTKTKEKWNEMLPEIAEHSSNMERRAVEAERETDELKKAEYMLDKVGEEYDGMISSVTNFGMFVELPNTIEGLVHVSYLTDDYYRYDERHYAMIGERTGKVYRIGDEITIRVVNVNKDERSIDFEVVGMKGTRRPDQKAAPRVITSDRGKPPKGRSQKRKSASDIDDYTFEIGWTTQGPKDSKSSGGGQGGDRKKKKAFFENAPKQKRTKKKKR